The Ornithinimicrobium faecis region TCCAGCTGCTCGCCCTGACTGCGATGGAGGAGCCAATCGACTTCACCGCCCAGTCCGTGCGCACCGAGAAGCTCAAGGTGCTCGCCTCGGCGCGCCTCCCCCAGGACCTGGGTGCGGCAACCTCCCGCGGGCAGTATGCCAAGGGCTGGCAGGGCAGTGAACTCGCCCAGGGCTATCTGAAGGAGGACGGCGTCGCCGCCGACTCCCTCACCGAGACGTATGCCGCGATCAAGCTCGAGGTGGACACGCGCCGCTGGGCGGGGGTTCCGTTCTATCTGCGGGCCGGCAAGCGACTGGGCAAGCGCGTCACGGAGATCGCCGTGGTGTTCAAGCGTGCCCCGCACCTCCCGTTCAGCAGCACCGCCACCGAGGAGCTGGGCCAGAACGCAATCGTGATCCGGGTGCAGCCCGACGAGGGCATCACGATGCGCTTCGGCTCCAAGGTGCCGGGCAGCCAGATGGAGGTGCGCGACGTCACGATGGACTTCGGCTATGGCGCCTCCTTCACCGAGTCCAGCCCTGAGGCCTATGAGCGGTTGATCCTTGACGTGCTCCTGGGCGATCCTCCCCTGTTCCCACGACACGAGGAGGTCGAGTTGTCCTGGAAGATCCTCGACCCCGTGATCAACTACTGGGCCGAGAACAAGGTGGTGCCCGGCGCCTATCCTGCTGGCACCTGGGGCCCCGAGTCCGCCGATGAGCTGATGCGCCGGGACGGGCGCGAGTGGAGACTGCCGTGATCGTCGATCTGCCCAGCACCACGACGACTGAGATCAGCAAACGTCTGGTCGCTCTGCGGCACGCCGTCGGCGCGATGGCCATGGGCCGTGTCCTGACCCTGCTGCTGATCACCGACGAGGATGAGGCCGACGCCGCGCTCGAGGTGGCCAACGACGCCACGCGTCAGCACCCGGCGCGCATCCTGGCCGTCGTGCGAGCCAACCGGCGCGGCGCCAGTCGCCTCGACGCCCAGATCCGGGTGGGTGGCGACGCGGGGGCCAGCGAGATCGTCATCCTGCGGTTGTTCGGCGAGATGGCCGACCACGGTGCCTCCGTGGTGACACCACTGCTGCTGCCGGACTCCCCCATCGTCGCCTGGTGGCCAGGAGAGCCACCGACCGACGTGGCCACCAGCGCCCTCGGCGCGATCGCCCGTCGGCGCATCACGGACGCCGGGGCGTGCGCCAAACCGTCGACCCAGCTCAAGCGCCGGGCCAAGACCTACGCCGAGGGCGACACCGATCTGTCCTGGACGCGCATCACCCGGTGGCGCGGTCTGCTGGCCGCTGCCCTCGACGAGGCACCCTTTGCTGCGGTGCAGTCCGCCGTGGTCGTCGCCGAGGCCGGTGAGCCCAGCGCGGACCTCATCGCGGGGTGGCTGGCCCACGCCCTTGACGTGCCGGTGCAGCGTGTCAACAGCGCAGCGGGCAGCGGCATCGTCAGCATCCGGATGGACCGCGAGGACGGCCCGATCGATCTGGTCCGGGCCCGCGAGGGGTTGTCGACGCTGAGCCAGCCCGGTCGACCCGTGCGCGAGGTCCCGTTGAGCATCCCCTCCCCGGCCGAGTGCTTGGCGGCCGAGTTGCGCCGACTCGATGCTGACGAGATCTATGCCGCGGCCCTGACCGAGGGGCTGCCCCAGGTCACCCGGCGCTCCAAGGGGGCCGCCAACGCTGCTCGCGCCGGTGACATTGCGCCCGGCCCGGCCGACGTGCCCTCGAGCTCGACGCCCTCGATGTCCTCTCGCTCGCTCAAACGGCGGTCGCCCAAGGAGTCCGCTCCCCCCGCCAAACAGCTCCAGCAGCGGGTGGAGGAGGAGTTGGCCGAGGTCTCCGCGGGCGAGGTCCGCACCGCTGCTGACCCCGACGCCCTGGCTGCCGACGTGGCCGCCGCGATCGCCTCTGCGCTCAAGGACGCGGTGGCCCTGCGCGGCACGGCCCACCTGGTCCTCACCGGCGGGTCCATGGGCGCGCGCACGGTCACCGCTCTGGCCTCGGCCCACCTGCCCAAGGCCACCTGGAGCAAGGTGCACATCTGGTGGGGTGACGAGCGTTTCGTCCCGCAGGGTCATCAGGACCGTAACGACCAGCAGGCCCGCGACGCCGGACTGGAGCGGCTGCCTGTTCCCTCCGCGAACATCCATCCAGCACCGGCCGGATCCTCCGAGGATGAGTTGCCCGCGGCGGTTGCCGAGTGGGCCAGCGA contains the following coding sequences:
- the pgl gene encoding 6-phosphogluconolactonase, which encodes MIVDLPSTTTTEISKRLVALRHAVGAMAMGRVLTLLLITDEDEADAALEVANDATRQHPARILAVVRANRRGASRLDAQIRVGGDAGASEIVILRLFGEMADHGASVVTPLLLPDSPIVAWWPGEPPTDVATSALGAIARRRITDAGACAKPSTQLKRRAKTYAEGDTDLSWTRITRWRGLLAAALDEAPFAAVQSAVVVAEAGEPSADLIAGWLAHALDVPVQRVNSAAGSGIVSIRMDREDGPIDLVRAREGLSTLSQPGRPVREVPLSIPSPAECLAAELRRLDADEIYAAALTEGLPQVTRRSKGAANAARAGDIAPGPADVPSSSTPSMSSRSLKRRSPKESAPPAKQLQQRVEEELAEVSAGEVRTAADPDALAADVAAAIASALKDAVALRGTAHLVLTGGSMGARTVTALASAHLPKATWSKVHIWWGDERFVPQGHQDRNDQQARDAGLERLPVPSANIHPAPAGSSEDELPAAVAEWASELAAHAIEGEHAPRFDVVLLGVGPDAHVASLFPDRSEVTVTDRTTVLVTASPKPPPLRLSLTVPAINAAERVWLVVAGADKAEAVAAARDARDDPHLPASWVRGTRETVWWLDEAAAGD